In Pasteurella dagmatis, the sequence TATTGGCTTAATGTTAGAAAGTCATTTGTTTGCGGGAAATCAAAGTGCAGAGCAACCTGTGAGTAAAATGAAATACGGTGTTTCTATCACTGATGCTTGTATGGATTGGGATACTTCAGAGAAATTATTGCGTCAAATGGCTAGAAAACTGAAAAGAATTAAATCAAATCAAAGTAAGCAATGAAGGAAGGCGTAGTGGAAGCTTTAGTAGAATTAAGAGATAAAATTGATCAAACTGATCGTCAATTATTACAACTTTTGGCAAAACGTCTTGAATTAGTAAGACAAGTCGGTGAAGTAAAACATCGGCACGGCTTACCTATTTATGTGCCAGAGCGAGAATTGAGTATGCTTCAAGCAAGACGTGATGAGGCCGAACAATTAGGTATTTCTGGTGATCTTATTGAAGACATATTACGCCGTGTAATGCGTGAGTCTTACACTCGTGAAAATCAGTTTGGTTTTAAAACAGTAAACAGTGACATTAATAAGATTGTCATTGTGGGGGGGAAAGGCAAACTTGGGAGTTTATTTTTACGTTATTTTGCTTTATCAGGTTATTCTGTTTCAGTATTAGAGAGAGATGACTGGGGAAATGCTGGTGAGATTTTAGAAAATGCAGACGTAGTTATCGTATCTGTGCCAATATCTTGTACTATCGAAACTATTGAGCGACTTGCCCCTTATCTCACTGATAATATGCTATTGACAGACTTGACCTCAATTAAACGTGCTCCGTTAGAGAAAATGTTAGAAATACATAAAGGGGCTGTATTAGGCTTACATCCTATGTTTGGGCCAGATATTGCCAATATGGCAAAACAAGTGATTGTCCGCTGTGATGGACGCTTCCCAGAACGTTATCAATGGTTATTAGAACAAATGCAGATGTGGGGTAGCCGTTTATATCAAGTCAGTGCTGAAGAACACGATAAAAATATGACTTACATTCAAGCATTACGCCATTTTTCAACCTTTGCGAATGGATTGCACTTATCTAAACAACCCATTAGTCTTGCAAAATTATTGGCGTTGTCATCACCTATTTATCGCCTTGAATTGGCTATGATTGGAAGACTATTTGCACAAGATTCAGCGTTATATGCAGATATTATTTCAGATAAGCCTGAAAATTTGGCTGTCATTGAGAGTTTAAAACAAACCTATGAGGAAAGTCTGAAGTTCTTTATCAATGATGATAAAGAGGGTTTTATACATAGTTTTGAGCAGGTTAAAGCATGGTTTGGTAACTATTCAGACGTATTTTTGAAAGAGAGCCGACAATTACTGCAGCAAGCAAATGATGGCCGTGATATTAGCGAATAAATAAATACTAAAACTTAGATTACCTTCAAATTTTTTGACAAAAAACAATCCCTCTTTTTATGCAAAAAGTGTATAATAAATTCTCATTTTTTGTATAAAGAGAGTGGATAATGAGTCAATTTTTCTATATTCATCCTGAAAATCCACAAGCAAGATTAATTAATCAAGCAGTCGAAATTTTACGACGTGGTGGAGTGATCATTTACCCAACTGATTCTGGCTATGCGTTAGGTTGCATGATTGGTGATAAGCACGCAATGGATCGTATTGTCCAGATTCGTCAATTACCTGAAGGACACAACTTTACCTTAGTGTGTAGTGATCTTTCTGAATTATCAACTTACTCTTTAGTGAATAATACAGCATATCGTTTAATTAAAAATAATACACCAGGACGATATACCTTTATTCTTGCTGCAACAAAAGAATTACCACGTCGCTTGATGACGTCAAAACGAAAAACCATTGGTATTCGCGTACCAGATAATCAAATTGCATTGGATTTATTAAAGGCATTAGGCGAACCAATTCTATCCTGTTCTCTGATGTTACCAGGAGAAGAGTATATTACTCAGTCTGATCCGGAAGAAATCCGTGATCGTTTAGAACGCCAAGTAGATTTGATTATTCACGGAGGTTATTTAGGACAAGAACCGACAACAGTGGTTGACTTGACCGAAGATACTCCCGTGATTTTGCGTGAAGGCAGCGGTTCTATTACACCATTTATTTAATAAAGACGCTTGGGAAAGCGACAATAGAGGAAATATGAGATCAAACAACACAAATTCTCGTCAAAATCGACCGCACTTTAAAAAAGAAGAAAGAAAAAAAGTCGTTAATAAAATGATAAAAACAACTTCTCTAAAAAAGGAAGATGAGAAAAGCTCGGTAAAAAATACGGTGAAAAAACCAAAAGTTGAGGGAGAAAAACTACAAAAAGTCTTAGCTAGAGCGGGACAAGGCTCACGTCGTGAAATTGAAGCAATGAT encodes:
- the tyrA gene encoding bifunctional chorismate mutase/prephenate dehydrogenase; this translates as MEALVELRDKIDQTDRQLLQLLAKRLELVRQVGEVKHRHGLPIYVPERELSMLQARRDEAEQLGISGDLIEDILRRVMRESYTRENQFGFKTVNSDINKIVIVGGKGKLGSLFLRYFALSGYSVSVLERDDWGNAGEILENADVVIVSVPISCTIETIERLAPYLTDNMLLTDLTSIKRAPLEKMLEIHKGAVLGLHPMFGPDIANMAKQVIVRCDGRFPERYQWLLEQMQMWGSRLYQVSAEEHDKNMTYIQALRHFSTFANGLHLSKQPISLAKLLALSSPIYRLELAMIGRLFAQDSALYADIISDKPENLAVIESLKQTYEESLKFFINDDKEGFIHSFEQVKAWFGNYSDVFLKESRQLLQQANDGRDISE
- a CDS encoding L-threonylcarbamoyladenylate synthase, which translates into the protein MSQFFYIHPENPQARLINQAVEILRRGGVIIYPTDSGYALGCMIGDKHAMDRIVQIRQLPEGHNFTLVCSDLSELSTYSLVNNTAYRLIKNNTPGRYTFILAATKELPRRLMTSKRKTIGIRVPDNQIALDLLKALGEPILSCSLMLPGEEYITQSDPEEIRDRLERQVDLIIHGGYLGQEPTTVVDLTEDTPVILREGSGSITPFI